The following coding sequences are from one Schizosaccharomyces osmophilus chromosome 1, complete sequence window:
- a CDS encoding phospho-2-dehydro-3-deoxyheptonate aldolase — MDKHIPLFPGSSAVTGKATEDSRIRGYDPVISPALIQAELAASDEVLDFVSDQRRQASDIIAGKDDRILVIVGPCSIHDPAAAKEYAGRLQKEAAKHNKDLHIIMRAYLEKPRTTVGWKGLINDPDLDGSYNINKGIRVSRGTYLELLQQGVGIASEMLDTISPQYLADLVCWGAIGARTTESQLHRELASGLSFPIGFKNATDGNIGISIDAINSSSNPHHFLSVTKQGVVAIVTTEGNPVTHIILRGGKKGTNFDAASVNQAKADLEKAKLHPSIMIDCSHGNSCKDHNNQPKVAATIAEQVAAGQNAISGVMIESHLHEGKQAIPDEGPANLKYGVSVTDACISWEQTVEVFDKLASAVRERRTKLSSA, encoded by the coding sequence atggaCAAGCATATCCCTCTTTTCCCTGGCTCTAGTGCAGTTACTGGAAAAGCGACTGAAGACAGTCGTATTCGCGGTTATGATCCAGTGATTTCTCCTGCTTTGATTCAAGCTGAATTAGCAGCTTCTGATGAAGTGCTTGACTTCGTTTCTGATCAACGCCGTCAAGCCTCAGACATCATTGCCGGAAAGGACGATCGTATCCTTGTTATCGTTGGTCCTTGCTCTATTCACGATCCTGCTGCTGCCAAGGAATACGCTGGCAGATTACAAAAGGAGGCCGCAAAGCATAACAAGGATTTGCACATTATTATGCGTGCCTACCTTGAAAAGCCACGTACTACTGTTGGCTGGAAGGGTTTGATTAACGATCCTGATTTGGACGGCTCTTACAACATAAACAAGGGTATTCGCGTTTCTCGTGGTACATACTTGGAGCTCTTGCAACAAGGTGTTGGCATCGCTTCTGAGATGCTTGACACCATCAGCCCCCAATATTTGGCTGATTTAGTTTGCTGGGGTGCCATTGGCGCTCGTACTACCGAATCTCAGTTGCACCGTGAGCTTGCCTCTGGATTGTCTTTCCCTATAGGTTTCAAGAATGCTACTGATGGAAACATTGGTATTTCCATTGATGCCATTAACTCCTCTAGTAACCCCCATCACTTCTTGTCTGTTACCAAGCAAGGTGTTGTGGCTATCGTTACTACTGAGGGCAACCCTGTTACCCACATCATTTTGAGAGGTGGTAAGAAGGGCACTAATTTTGACGCTGCCTCTGTTAATCAAGCTAAGGCTGATCTCGAAAAGGCGAAACTTCACCCCAGCATCATGATTGATTGCTCTCACGGCAACTCTTGCAAGGATCACAACAACCAACCCAAGGTTGCTGCAACCATCGCTGAGCAAGTTGCTGCTGGCCAAAATGCTATCAGTGGTGTTATGATTGAATCTCACCTTCATGAAGGCAAGCAGGCTATCCCTGATGAGGGCCCTGCTAACCTCAAGTATGGTGTTAGTGTTACTGATGCTTGTATCAGCTGGGAACAAACTGTTGAAGTGTTTGATAAATTGGCCTCTGCTGTCCGTGAGCGCCGTACTAAGTTGTCATCTGCTTAA